In Spinacia oleracea cultivar Varoflay chromosome 5, BTI_SOV_V1, whole genome shotgun sequence, a single window of DNA contains:
- the LOC110776927 gene encoding uncharacterized protein, which yields MTDGEDTPTSAATPTTVVNAYHPSLGVTNIHGLVSLALDVNKDEKATAMVAWDNLRNFFQDNRGSRVVHLDNRFGSIKLKNCATLDDYRSELKDVSDQLAAIGHPISEERLVLKLAAKLTPEYRTMGTLIQQSNPFPSFVEACSMLDLERRTREENDDVESAPPTALVAAAAANVSAYPVAAQPNSGGGKGKGKGKKKWNNKNSGKNSGNNNRGNQSSQNN from the exons ATGACTGACGGTGAGGATACTCCTACCTCCGCTGCTACTCCGACCACGGTTGTCAACGCCTACCACCCGTCGTTGGGTGTTACTAATATCCATGGCCTTGTCTCTCTTGCCCTTGATGTTAATAAG GATGAAAAGGCTACAGCTATGGTGGCTTGGGATAACCTACGCAACTTTTTCCAGGATAACAGGGGCAGTCGGGTTGTCCATCTTGATAACCGTTTTGGCTCTATCAAACTCAAGAATTGTGCGACTCTGGATGATTACCGTTCGGAGTTGAAGGATGTTTCCGACCAGTTGGCGGCAATTGGCCACCCTATCTCGGAGGAACGATTGGTTCTCAAGTTGGCTGCAAAACTTACGCCGGAGTACAGGACGATGGGGACGTTGATTCAGCAAAGCAATCCTTTTCCCTCGTTTGTCGAGGCATGCTCCATGCTTGATCTTGAACGGCGCACCCGCGAAGAGAATGACGACGTCGAGTCTGCTCCACCGACTGCTTTggtggcggcggcggcggcCAATGTATCCGCGTACCCAGTGGCTGCTCAACCTAACTCCGGTGGCGGTAAAGGGAAAGGAAAGGGGAAGAAAAAATGGAATAATAAAAACTCCGGTAAGAACTCAGGCAATAACAACCGTGGGAATCAATCCTCTCAAAACAATTAG